The following is a genomic window from Chloroflexota bacterium.
AAGTGTCGGTTCGAGGGCGCCGGAACGGCTGGCGCGCACGGAACCGGGGTTAGACACGACGAGGCCGCTGCGATTGTAGTTGCCGTCCACGTGGTCGCCCCTGCAGACGGCGTACCCGTGGGACTCGAGGGTATCCAGCAGCGCGACGTCATCAGCGACAATCCGCGCAAAGAGAGTGCGCTCCCGCATGCCGCTTTCATACATGTAGAAGCACTGGGAGGTCACATCTTCGTGCAGCGAGACGAGCAGCTCCGCTCGGTGCTGCAGGAGATAATTCAGGACGATCTCGTTCTCGGGCTGGGCAGTGGGACGCTCGAAGTGGCGGTTGAGGTCTACGACGCCGTTGCCGCGAATGCCGCGCGCATAGCCGATTGGATTTATGAGAGGCAAGAAGATGAAGCGGATGTGCTGCGCCGCGGCATGGTTAGCCTCATCCTCCCAGAATTGAAGCAGAGCGAGCGGCCCGGCAATCTCATCACCGTGCGTGCCGGCGAGGACAATGGCGCTACGTTCGCCATCGCCTACCGCTCCGGCGTAAATCGGGAAACGAATGCCAAATCGCTCTACCGCGCCTATTTCGGTGAATGAAAACTGGGGAAACCGGGCAGCGAGCGCCTGGTACCGGTGGACAAGCTCCCATACACGGTTTGGATCGCGGCGGGGCATAGCTTAGGCGTTATCCTGACGCCCTTGCAAGGCGCTTGCTATGGTCCCCTCGTCGGCGTATTCGAGGTCTGCGCCGGTCGGCAAGCCCCGCGCCAGCCGCGTAACGCGCGTGGCGAACGTCGCGGAAACCTGAGCCACGTAGCTAGCCGTCGTGTCGCCTTCGTGGTCGGCGTCCATGGCGAGAATCAATTCCTCTACCGGTTGCGCTTGCAACCGCTGGACGAGTTCAGCGATTCTCACGTCTTCCACGTTGCGGCCTTCCAACGGCGACAAGGAGCCGTGCAGAACGTGATAGAGACCGGCGTAGAGGCCGGTTCGCTCGATTGCCAGGAGGTCCAGCGGCTCTTCGACGACGCAGATGCGACTCCGGTCGCGGTCCGGGTCCTGACAAATAGGACAGGGATCGTGCTCACTGAGATTGAAACAACGCGAGCACCAGACCGTCTGAGCGCCCAGATTCTCGAGGGCTGTCGCGAGGTTGCGGGCGAGATCCGGAGATGAGCGGAGCAAATAAAACGCCAGTCGTTGTGCTGTACGGGGGCCGATGCCGGGCAGCCGGGATAGCTCTTCGATGAGCCGAGCTACGGGCGCGGGGAGGCTCATCCGGGCCATCGCTACGCTGTCTCCTTAGATTGAGAATACGGTGGCGCTACGTCAGACCGGGAATATTCATGCCGCCCGTAACGGCGGAAAGACGGCGGCCCGCAAGCTCCTGCGATTTGCCCACGGCATCATTGACAGCGGCGACGAGCAAGTCCTGCAACATGGCAACGCCCTCTTCGTCTACCTCACCCTCCGGGGTGACGGTGGACTCCAGGACGTCGGGTAGGATTTCGATGGCATGCACTTTCTGATGGCCGGTCATAACGACCTTGACCGCTCCGCCACCGGCGGTGCTTTCTACCAACTCTCTTTCCAATTCTTCCTGGATTTTCGTCATCTTTTGCTGCATCTGCCGCAGCATCTTCATCGACATGCGCAGTTCTCCTCAATGGTGGCTGTGTATTCACAGCATACCAGATGGGCAGCAGGACGAATAGGCACGAAACTGTTCTTTACTTTTCCGTCTGACAATGCCTATAATGGTGCCAGGCCACAATACGTGTGTGGGCATGATGTGTCTTTGCCAAAAGAGTAAAACGTGAAGAGGGTGAAGGTAACCAGTGCAAGAATCACCAATGACAGAAGTTCCGATGACGATGGAGTCCTTGCTGAGCGAGATTGAAAGTTCAATTCGCACAGTGCGGCGCGGCGACGTGGTTGAAGGCGTTGTCGTGCAGTCTGCCTCTGATGAGATCATGGTGGACATCGGTCTCAAGGCAGAAGGAATTGTCTCCGGCAGGGAACTCGCGCGCATGGATGAAGCGCTCGACATGAGCGTGGGTGAGAAAGTGCTGGTGTACGTAGTAAACCCTGAAACCGCTGAAGGTCATGCGTTGCTTTCCATCCGGCGCGCGATGGCAGAACGTGCCTGGCGGGAGATCGAAGAGCGATACAACAACGGCGAAATCCTGGAAACCTCCGTTATCGACGCCAACAAAGGCGGCGTGATCGTAGACATCGGGTTGCGCGGTTTCGTGCCCAGTTCCCAGCTTGTTTCGTTGGAACGACCGCCGAACCGGGATGCGAGTGAGGAAGACCTCTTGGCGCGCCTCTCCGAGCTTATCGGACGGGAACTAAAGCTCAAGATCATCGAAGTGGACCGGCGCCGAAACCGGCTGATTCTCTCCGAACGCCTGGCGGAACGTGAGATGCGCGCGCAACAGCGCGAGCAGTTGCTCAAGGAACTCGAAGTAGGCCAGACACGCGAGGGCGTGGTGAGCAACCTTTGCAGCTTTGGCGCGTTCGTAGACTTGGGCGGCGCCGACGGCCTGGTGCACATTTCTGAGATTTCCTGGAGCCGCGTGGAGGACCCAAGTGAGGTGCTGGGCGTCGGCGAGCGCGTAAATGTCAGCGTACTCAGCCTGGACCATGAAAGTAAGAAGATCGGCCTCTCCATTAAGCGCACGGAAAAAGACCCCTGGGAAGGCATTGAGGCACGGTATCCCGTAGGCAGAGAAGTGCCTGGCATCATCATTAAGATTGCCCCCTTTGGCGCATTCGTGCGTGTTGAAGACGGTATCGAAGGACTGGCGCACAATTCCGAAATGACGCCGGAAGGGCGAGACCTCTTGCAGGAAGGCTATGAACTCACATTCCGGGTACTCAGTGCCGATCCGCAACGTCATCGCATGCGCCTATCACCCATAGACTTGGAAGAGAAGCTTGGGCACTTGATGGATGAGGCCGACGACGAGGAACCTGAGCACACCGAATTAGAGCCTGCATCCGAAGCACAGGACGACTAAGCAAGAAAGAGAAAGAGTCGATCAGGCACATAACTGCCACTGTTCCCATGTGATGTGGCAAGTACGGCGGGGCCGGCTTCTACGAAGAAGACTGCGACAATGGAGCCAGGAGTATTGTCGTGAGTCCTATGTTCGACAAATTTACGGTTCGGGCGAAGCGGGTTCTCATGTTTGCGCACGACGAGTCTCGCCGCCTTAATCACGACTATATTGGTACGGAGCACTTGCTCCTTGGCTTGGTGCGTGCCAAGAAAGGGAGCGCCGCGAAGATGTTGGCCGGCATGGGGGTGGATCACGCCACAGTGCGCGATGCGGTAAAGTCAGTTACGGAACGGGGAACACATAGCGTTGTTGGCGACATAAGCCTCACAAAGCGCGCCAAGAAGGTAATTGAACATGCCGCCGAAGAATCACACCTGATGGGACACGACTATATCGGCTCCGAGCATATTCTCTTGGGTCTCGCGCGTGACACCAACAGCACAGGCGCAAGGCTCCTAAGCGACATGGGAGTGGGGCCGGACAAGATACGCGGCGCCGTGGAGTTTGCCGCTGAACGTGGGAAGCAGATCAAAGCATCCCAGCTCAGCTTTACTCCGGGCGCAAGCAAAGCACTTGGGTTAGCAGCGGAAGAGGCGCGCCGGTTAGGGCATAGCGAAGTTGGCACCGGGCACCTGCTCCTTGGTCTTGCAAGCGAAGGCGAAGGGCTCGCGGCCGGTGAACTGCAGGGCCTCGGTGTGGACCTGCAAAGGGTGCGCCGACAGGTAAGACAGGCGGTCAGCCAAGGAGAAGCATCGTGAGTCCCCTGTTCGACAAATATACGGATCGAGCGAAGCGGGTTCTCATGCTTGCGCAAGAAGAGGCGCGCCGCTTCAACCACAATTACATCGGCACCGAGCACCTCCTGCTGGGCCTCGTGCGCGAAGGCGAAGGCATTGCCGCGAAGGTGCTCTATGACATGGGCGTGGACCTCACCAAGGTGCGCAGTGCCGTGGAGTTTATCATCGGCCGCGGCGAGCGCGTGAACGTCGGTGACATCAGCCTGACACCCCGCGCGAAGAAAGTCATCGAGCTTGCGGCAGAAGAGGCCCGACGCTTGGGTCACAACTATATTGGCACGGAGCACTTGCTGCTCGGCTTGGTCCGCGAAGGCGAGGGAATCGCGGCCGGCGTGCTGGAAAGCCTGGGCGTGAGTCTGGAAAAGGTCCGGCAGAAGGTCATCCAATCGGTGAGTCAGCAGCCCTCGCGTCCTATCCAAGAGAGCAGCGGACGCCAGTCTTCTTCGCGCACTCCCCTTATCGACCAGATGGGCATCGACCTCACGGCTGCGGCGCGTGCAGATAAACTCGATCCAGTGATCGGGCGCCAGCAGGAGATCGAGCGCGTCGTGCAAATCCTCTCCCGCCGCACGAAGAACAATCCGGCACTAATCGGTGAACCCGGCGTCGGCAAGACGGCCATTGTGGAAGGTCTGGCGCAGCGGGTCGTGTCGGGCGACGTGCCGGAAACGTTGCTCGGGAAACGCCTGCTCACCCTCGACATTGGCGCGCTCGTTGCCGGCACGAAGTACCGCGGTGAATTTGAAGAACGCCTCAAGAAGATCCTCGAGGAAATCCGTGGTTCCGGTGACTGTATGCTCTTCATCGATGAGTTGCATACTCTCGTTGGCGCCGGAGCGGCGGAAGGCGCGGTGGACGCCGCCAACATCCTCAAGCCCGCGCTGGCGCGCGGAGAACTGCAGTGCATCGGCGCGACCACATTGGACGAATACCGCAAGTACATCGAACGTGACGCAGCGCTGGAGCGACGCTTCCAACCGGTGCACGTGCGCGAACTCGACATTGAAGAAACGATTTTGGTGCTCCAGGGCGTTAAGGAACGCTATGAGGAACACCACAAAGTTCATATTACCGATGATGCCGTCAAAGTAGCGTCAGAGATGTCCGGCCGCTACGTGACCGACCGCTTCCTACCGGATAAGGCGATCGACTTGATCGATGAGGCGGCTTCCCGCGTGCGTATCCAACAAGCCAACACCTCCAACGCGCTGCGCAACGCGGTTAAAGACCTCGACGGCGTCGTGCGCGAAAAAGAAGACGCCATTGAGAGTCGTCAGTATGACGAGGCGGTTGGGCTGGGCGAAAAGGAAGCGGAACTGCGCAAGAAGATCGAAGACCTCGAGTCGGATTGGCCGAACACCGAAGAGAAGTGGCCCGAAGTTACAAAAGAGGACGTGGCGACTGTGGTCTCCATGTGGACGGGCATCCCGGTCACGCGCATCGCCCAAGAGGAATCGGCACGACTGCTCCACATGGAAGAGAACTTGCACGAGAAGGTGGTGAGCCAGGAAGAGGCCATCAGCAACGTATCCAAAGCCGTGCGGCGGGCCCGTGCCGGCCTGAAAGACCCCAAGCGGCCGATTGGCTCCTTCATTTTCGTCGGACCCACAGGCTCCGGCAAGACCTACCTCGCCCGAGCGCTGGCGGAGTTTATGTTTGGCAGCAGCGACGCCATGGTCCGGCTGGATATGTCGGAGTACATGGAGAAACATACGATTTCTCGTTTAGTCGGCGCGCCGCCAGGATACGTGGGGTACGAAGAAGGCGGCCAACTCACCGAGGCGGTGCGACGGCGCAGCTACTCGGTGGTGCTCCTGGACGAGATCGAAAAGGCCCATCCCGACGTCTTCAACGTGCTGCTCCAAATCATGGAGGACGGTCGGCTCACCGATGGCAAAGGCCGCACGGTAGACTTCCGCAACACTATCCTCATCATGACCTCCAATGTGGGCGCGCACCTCATCAAACGCGACGCCGCCGTCGGCTTCCGGCTGGAGGCCAACGACCTGCGCAATGAGGGACAACTCTACAAAGAGATGCGGGAACGCGTGATGGCGGAAATCAAGAAGACATTCCGGCCTGAATTCCTCAATCGCGTGGATAGCGTGGTGGTGTTCCGTCACCTCTCAAAAGAGGACATTATCAGCATCGTTGACATTCAGCTCGACGAAGTGCGGGCGCGCCTCACGGAGCAAGAGATTACGTTGGAAGTTACCGACGAGGCCAAAGAACTGCTGGTGGAACAGGGCTACGACCCCGATAACGGAGCGCGGCCGCTCCGGCGTGTAATTCAGAATTTGATTGAAAATGAACTCGCGGAAGGACTGCTGGCGGACAAATTCCACGCGGGCGATACGGTCGTGATTGACCGCGAAGGTGAAGAATTGCGCCTGGAAGTGCGCATGCTTGTGGAACAAACGTAGTCCGACCGTACAATCTTCTGTTGCACGAACAATAAGCAGCCCGGCGCAAGCCGGGTTGCTGGCGTTAAGCCGGCTGGGAGTGTGGCGGGGCCGCTTTCGCTACAATATATGAGACGGCAGAAGCAGAGGTGGGCATGGAGCCTGCCGGCGCACAGAAGTAAGAATCCAGAATAGGGCAGCCGGTGAGCAAGTCCAAGAGCGTGTATGTCTGCCAGCAGTGCAGCTACGAATCCCCAAAGTGGGCGGGACAATGTCCTTCCTGCCAAAGCTGGAATAGCCTGGTGGAAAGCGTGCAGCGCGAGGGCGGGGCGGGCACTTCACGTTCAAGGCGCCGACCGCTTGCTGGCGCACCGCAGGCACAAAAGCTGCAGGACATTCCTCCCAGCGACCTCATCCGCATTCCGGTACCGATCGGCGAACTCCACCGGGTCCTGGGCGGCGGGCTGGTACCGGGGAGCGCCGTGCTCCTCTCCGGCGACCCGGGGATAGGGAAGTCCACGCTCTTGCTGCAGTTTGCGCTCGCATTGGCGCACGCCGACCGGCCGGTGCTCTATGTATCCGGTGAAGAGAGCGCGGCGCAGATACGCCTGCGGGCGACGCGGCTCGGTCTCGACCCGCAGGAGCTCTACGTACTTGCCGAAATCGGCCTTGCGGACATACTGGATTCTATCGCTGACGTGCGGCCCGGTCTCGTCATCATTGATTCGATTCAAACTCTGGTAAGCGCGGAGCTCACCGGCGTACCGGGCAGCATCGGTCAGGTGCGGGAGTGCGCCTCCCAGTTGGTCGCCTTGGCAAAGCAGACTGGGATTACGCTATTCTTGGTCGGTCACGTTACCAAAGAAGGCAACGTGGCCGGACCGAAGACGCTGGAGCACATGGTGGACACGGTGCTCGCGTTGGCCGGCGACCAGCACCACAACTACCGCATTCTCAAGGCGACCAAGAACCGCTTCGGGTCTACGAACGAAGTGGGCATCTTTGCCATGCAGGAGCGGGGGTTGGTGGAAGTGCCCAACCCCTCGGCGGCCTTTCTGGCAGAGCGGGAGCCGATTCCGGGGTCTGCCGTCGCCGCGCCCTTGGAGGGTTCCCGGCCGCTCCTCGTCGAGGTGCAAGCGCTCGTAACGTACAGTCCGCTGGCGGTGCCGCGCCGCATGGCGAACGGCTTCGATCAGAGCCGCCTGCACATGCTGATTGCGGTGCTCACCAAGCGGGCGGGCTTGCGCTTGGCCGATCAGGACGTCTACGTTAACGTGGTCGGCGGCCTGGAGTTGGATGAACCCGCCGTAGACCTTGCCGTCTGCTTGGCAATTGCCTCCAGCGTTGCAGACGTGGCGCTGCCGGGCGATCTGGTTTCAATTGGTGAAGTGGGGCTGGCCGGTGAATTACGCAGTGTCTTCAAGCTGGAAGAACGTGTACTCGAAGCGACGCGTCGCGGCTACAACCGGGCCCTGCTGCCGCGCGCGAGCAAGCTTGGCGCGCTTGGAGATGCTCGCCCCGATCTTTCCCGCGCCGAGAGCGTGCGGCAGGCGATCCGTCTTGCCTTGGGCAAGACGCCAACGGAGAGCCGAAAAGGTCAAAATGGAGGTGCGCGTGAAGGCACGGAAGAAGCCGCTGCCCACCGGTGATAAGATGAGCGCTCAAGGTTCAATGTGAGCGCAAGCGAAGCCGCGCACACTAGCGAAGCTACACACACTAGCGAAGCTGGGCACACTAGCGGAACTCGGCTTATTTGTCATTTCGAGCGCAGCGAGAAATCTAAGGCGCTCAACCGCATTCACTTTGCCTCTGTATTCTCTAACGTCGGAACGTCAGTTGCTCTGGGCAGAGCTAGCTTCCCGCTTGAGTTAGTGTACAGATGGTGTCAAACAGATTGGTTCCCGTTTTCGCGGGAATTGTAAATGTCAGGTAATTCGTTGACAGATTTGAGAACAAAAGCAGCTGAACGCAGTAATCTACATGAACAGTACACATGTCATTCCGAACAGAGCGCAGCGAAGAGTCGCTAAGAGCGCGGAATCTAAGATGTTGAGCCTATTGGGCGACACGTTGCATGGGCCCTAGATTCCGCGAACAGGGTTCGACGCTCCGCTCGGAATGACATGCACCGTCAACTCCTCAGAATGGAAAGCGAATTCTGTCAACGAATAACTCAACACTTACAGGAAAGACTCACAGGCTTGAATGCTATTGTCATAGCAAAGACGAACTATCTTCCGAGCGTGCAATGCAACGTAGCCGACGCATTCCCGTCGAATGAGGTCCAGGCTCGTGACGAACTCCGGTCTTGCAGCAATCATCGTCGGCGGCGGCCGCAGCAGCCGCATGCAAGGGAGCGACAAGCTCTATGTCCCCCTTGGCGGGCGACCGGTGATTGCCGTGACCGTGGAGGTCTTCGAGTCGGCTGCGGTGGTCGACACCATCGTACTGGTCGTGGCGGCCGACCGTGTCGTGCACTGCCGAAAACTCGCCCACGAGCGAGGCTGGAACAAGATTAAGACTGTGTGTGCGGGCGGAGCGAGCCGCAGCCATTCGGTAGCCAACGGCCTGCACGCGCTGCAAGAAACACCGGCGGCGTACGTAGCCGTACACGACGCAGCGCGTCCTTTTGTAACCTCGGAACTCATTGCGCGCGGCCTGAGCGCAGCGCAGCAGCATGGTGCGGCGGTCCCAGGGATACTCTGTGCCGACACCATCAGGCGCGTCGACGAGCACGATAAAGCCCGCGAGACGCTCCCGCGCAGCGCCTTGCGTGCCGTACAAACGCCGCAGGTCTTCGCGCGCGCTTTACTTGAGCGGGCGTATGCAGAACAAGAGGCGAACTTGGACTCTTTCACCGATGATGCGGCAGTGGTGGAGTCTATGGGCGCCCCCGTCCATGTGGTGACGGGGGACTATGGTAACATGAAAATCACCACGCCGACGGACTTGGCATTCGCCCAATGGCTGGTGCAACGGAGCGATGGAGAAGCCTAATGGAGGCCGGGCAGACGGAAACGGCGCCTGCCGAACGGAATGAGAGTGAGGCGACTACTCGCGCACCGGTAATCCCACCGCTTCGCATCGGCGTTGGCTACGACGTTCACCGTCTTGTACCCGCTCGACTGCTCGTGCTCGGAGGCGTGCGTGTGGCGCACGAACTGGGTCTCGCGGGGCATTCGGACGCCGACGTATTGGTGCATGCGATCATGGATGCGCTGCTCGGGGCGGCGGGACTGCCCGACATCGGTCGTCAATTCCCCGCGGACGATCCGCAGTACCAGGACGCTGATAGCTTGCAATTGTTGGATGACGTGCGTAAGCTACTGACTGAACAACAATGGCGTGTCGTCAACGTAGATAGTACAATCTTGGCACAAGCACCTAGGCTCGCAAGCTATATCCCTGAGATGCAATCAAACCTTGCCGGGACGCTGGGTGTAGAAACAGTGAACATAGGTATCAAAGCCACTACCACAGAAGGACTTGACGCCATCGGTGCCGGCCACGGCATCGCGGCGCATGCCGTGGCGCTCCTTATGCACGACCCATCGCTACAAGACTGCGCGTGTATCTCGCCCCGCTAGGGGCTTTTGGCGATCGCGCACGGGCTGAGAGCTCAGTCTGCGCGGTCCAATGTTCACTGATGCGCAGTGTTGAGACGAGGGGATTTTTCTCATGAGCATACTCCGTGCGCTGCGGCAGGACATTCGTGTGACGCTCGAGCGTGACCCTGCCGCGCGCAACGTAATCGAAATCATTTTGGCCTATCCAGGCGTGCACGCTATCTGGTTCTATCGCCTTACCCACGCGCTGTGGCAATTGGACGTGCCGGTCGTGCCGCGTTTTATCTCCCATATCGCTCGCTTTCTCACCGGCATTGAGATTCATCCGGCGGCACAGCTCGGCCCAGGCCTCTTCATCGATCACGGCATGGGGGTCGTGATTGGCGAGACCGCGAAGATTGGTGAAAATGTCACTCTCTACCAGGGCGTCACCCTGGGTGCGCAGACGCTGCATACCGGCAAGCGCCATCCCACCTTGGGCAACAACGTTGTGGTAGGCGCGGGAGCGAAAGTCCTGGGGCCGGTGACAATTGGCGAAGACTGCGTCATTGGCGCGGGAGCCGTTGTCCTCAATGACGTGCCGCCCCATGCCACCGTGGTGGGCGTGCCGGGTCACGTGGTGGCGATGCGCGATCCCCACACAGGCGAGAGCGCGCGGGTGGTTCAGCCCGATCCCATGGCCGAAGCGCTCTACGCCCTGCAGAAACGCGTCGTAGACTTGGAGGCGCGGCTAGCGCGCTTTGAGAATGGTGGAGCGCCGGCAGAGCATGAAGAGTCGCTGGAGAGATGCCGTGACGCTTAGCATATCCAATACGCTCGGCGGCCAAAGAGAGCCGTTCGCGCCCCTCGACGGCAAGAACGTCAAGATGTACGTGTGCGGTATGACGCCCAAGCGTGAGCCGCACATCGGCCATGCGCGGCTTTTCGTCGCTATGGACATGATTCGACGCTACCTTGCCTACCAAGGCTACGAAGTCCAGCACGTGCAAAACATCACCGACGTGGACGATAAGATCATCGCGGCGGCGGAACGCGAGGGCGTGACGCCGGATGAAGTAGCGCAGATGTATACGGACGCCTATGACGCGGTGATGGGCAACCTGAACGTGCTGCGGGCCCATGAGTTCCCCAAGGTTACCAAGACCTTGCCGCAGATTATCGCTATGATCGAGGGCCTGATTGAAAAGGGGGCAGCGTACACGGCCGAAGAGGCGGTGTATTTCTCGGTCCCGGGCTTTGCGGAGTACGGCGCGCTTTCTACCCGGACGGAGGAGAGCGGTATCCAGGCCGGCGCTTCCGGACGCGTGGATGATGAGCCGGGCAAGCGCGACCCCCGTGACTTTGCTCTGTGGAAGCCGGCGAAGCCCGGCGAACCCTGGTGGCAGAGCCCGTGGGGCCAGGGTCGTCCCGGCTGGCACATCGAGTGCAGCACGATGATTTATGAAACGCTCGGCGAGCAAATCGACATACACGGCGGCGGCGCGGACCTCATCTTCCCCCACCACGAGAATGAGATCGCGCAGAGTGAAGCGTTTACGGAGAAAGTCCCGTTCACCAAGTACTGGCTCCATACCGGTCTGCTGACGATCAACGGCCAGAAGATGGCGCACTCGCTCGGCAACTTCATCACGATCGAGGACATTCTCAAAGAGTACAGCGGGCCGGTGCTGCGGCTCTACCTGCTCTCCGTACACTACCGTTCGCCTCTCACC
Proteins encoded in this region:
- a CDS encoding succinylglutamate desuccinylase/aspartoacylase family protein, which codes for MPRRDPNRVWELVHRYQALAARFPQFSFTEIGAVERFGIRFPIYAGAVGDGERSAIVLAGTHGDEIAGPLALLQFWEDEANHAAAQHIRFIFLPLINPIGYARGIRGNGVVDLNRHFERPTAQPENEIVLNYLLQHRAELLVSLHEDVTSQCFYMYESGMRERTLFARIVADDVALLDTLESHGYAVCRGDHVDGNYNRSGLVVSNPGSVRASRSGALEPTLLRHGVIRRVVGFETPGLQPLTDRIRQQQVALRHVLRSFLV
- the recR gene encoding recombination mediator RecR codes for the protein MARMSLPAPVARLIEELSRLPGIGPRTAQRLAFYLLRSSPDLARNLATALENLGAQTVWCSRCFNLSEHDPCPICQDPDRDRSRICVVEEPLDLLAIERTGLYAGLYHVLHGSLSPLEGRNVEDVRIAELVQRLQAQPVEELILAMDADHEGDTTASYVAQVSATFATRVTRLARGLPTGADLEYADEGTIASALQGRQDNA
- a CDS encoding YbaB/EbfC family nucleoid-associated protein, translated to MSMKMLRQMQQKMTKIQEELERELVESTAGGGAVKVVMTGHQKVHAIEILPDVLESTVTPEGEVDEEGVAMLQDLLVAAVNDAVGKSQELAGRRLSAVTGGMNIPGLT
- a CDS encoding S1 RNA-binding domain-containing protein codes for the protein MTEVPMTMESLLSEIESSIRTVRRGDVVEGVVVQSASDEIMVDIGLKAEGIVSGRELARMDEALDMSVGEKVLVYVVNPETAEGHALLSIRRAMAERAWREIEERYNNGEILETSVIDANKGGVIVDIGLRGFVPSSQLVSLERPPNRDASEEDLLARLSELIGRELKLKIIEVDRRRNRLILSERLAEREMRAQQREQLLKELEVGQTREGVVSNLCSFGAFVDLGGADGLVHISEISWSRVEDPSEVLGVGERVNVSVLSLDHESKKIGLSIKRTEKDPWEGIEARYPVGREVPGIIIKIAPFGAFVRVEDGIEGLAHNSEMTPEGRDLLQEGYELTFRVLSADPQRHRMRLSPIDLEEKLGHLMDEADDEEPEHTELEPASEAQDD
- a CDS encoding ATP-dependent Clp protease ATP-binding subunit — protein: MLAQEEARRFNHNYIGTEHLLLGLVREGEGIAAKVLYDMGVDLTKVRSAVEFIIGRGERVNVGDISLTPRAKKVIELAAEEARRLGHNYIGTEHLLLGLVREGEGIAAGVLESLGVSLEKVRQKVIQSVSQQPSRPIQESSGRQSSSRTPLIDQMGIDLTAAARADKLDPVIGRQQEIERVVQILSRRTKNNPALIGEPGVGKTAIVEGLAQRVVSGDVPETLLGKRLLTLDIGALVAGTKYRGEFEERLKKILEEIRGSGDCMLFIDELHTLVGAGAAEGAVDAANILKPALARGELQCIGATTLDEYRKYIERDAALERRFQPVHVRELDIEETILVLQGVKERYEEHHKVHITDDAVKVASEMSGRYVTDRFLPDKAIDLIDEAASRVRIQQANTSNALRNAVKDLDGVVREKEDAIESRQYDEAVGLGEKEAELRKKIEDLESDWPNTEEKWPEVTKEDVATVVSMWTGIPVTRIAQEESARLLHMEENLHEKVVSQEEAISNVSKAVRRARAGLKDPKRPIGSFIFVGPTGSGKTYLARALAEFMFGSSDAMVRLDMSEYMEKHTISRLVGAPPGYVGYEEGGQLTEAVRRRSYSVVLLDEIEKAHPDVFNVLLQIMEDGRLTDGKGRTVDFRNTILIMTSNVGAHLIKRDAAVGFRLEANDLRNEGQLYKEMRERVMAEIKKTFRPEFLNRVDSVVVFRHLSKEDIISIVDIQLDEVRARLTEQEITLEVTDEAKELLVEQGYDPDNGARPLRRVIQNLIENELAEGLLADKFHAGDTVVIDREGEELRLEVRMLVEQT
- the radA gene encoding DNA repair protein RadA — protein: MSKSKSVYVCQQCSYESPKWAGQCPSCQSWNSLVESVQREGGAGTSRSRRRPLAGAPQAQKLQDIPPSDLIRIPVPIGELHRVLGGGLVPGSAVLLSGDPGIGKSTLLLQFALALAHADRPVLYVSGEESAAQIRLRATRLGLDPQELYVLAEIGLADILDSIADVRPGLVIIDSIQTLVSAELTGVPGSIGQVRECASQLVALAKQTGITLFLVGHVTKEGNVAGPKTLEHMVDTVLALAGDQHHNYRILKATKNRFGSTNEVGIFAMQERGLVEVPNPSAAFLAEREPIPGSAVAAPLEGSRPLLVEVQALVTYSPLAVPRRMANGFDQSRLHMLIAVLTKRAGLRLADQDVYVNVVGGLELDEPAVDLAVCLAIASSVADVALPGDLVSIGEVGLAGELRSVFKLEERVLEATRRGYNRALLPRASKLGALGDARPDLSRAESVRQAIRLALGKTPTESRKGQNGGAREGTEEAAAHR
- the ispD gene encoding 2-C-methyl-D-erythritol 4-phosphate cytidylyltransferase, encoding MTNSGLAAIIVGGGRSSRMQGSDKLYVPLGGRPVIAVTVEVFESAAVVDTIVLVVAADRVVHCRKLAHERGWNKIKTVCAGGASRSHSVANGLHALQETPAAYVAVHDAARPFVTSELIARGLSAAQQHGAAVPGILCADTIRRVDEHDKARETLPRSALRAVQTPQVFARALLERAYAEQEANLDSFTDDAAVVESMGAPVHVVTGDYGNMKITTPTDLAFAQWLVQRSDGEA
- the ispF gene encoding 2-C-methyl-D-erythritol 2,4-cyclodiphosphate synthase; translated protein: MEAGQTETAPAERNESEATTRAPVIPPLRIGVGYDVHRLVPARLLVLGGVRVAHELGLAGHSDADVLVHAIMDALLGAAGLPDIGRQFPADDPQYQDADSLQLLDDVRKLLTEQQWRVVNVDSTILAQAPRLASYIPEMQSNLAGTLGVETVNIGIKATTTEGLDAIGAGHGIAAHAVALLMHDPSLQDCACISPR
- the cysE gene encoding serine O-acetyltransferase; its protein translation is MSILRALRQDIRVTLERDPAARNVIEIILAYPGVHAIWFYRLTHALWQLDVPVVPRFISHIARFLTGIEIHPAAQLGPGLFIDHGMGVVIGETAKIGENVTLYQGVTLGAQTLHTGKRHPTLGNNVVVGAGAKVLGPVTIGEDCVIGAGAVVLNDVPPHATVVGVPGHVVAMRDPHTGESARVVQPDPMAEALYALQKRVVDLEARLARFENGGAPAEHEESLERCRDA
- the cysS gene encoding cysteine--tRNA ligase gives rise to the protein MKSRWRDAVTLSISNTLGGQREPFAPLDGKNVKMYVCGMTPKREPHIGHARLFVAMDMIRRYLAYQGYEVQHVQNITDVDDKIIAAAEREGVTPDEVAQMYTDAYDAVMGNLNVLRAHEFPKVTKTLPQIIAMIEGLIEKGAAYTAEEAVYFSVPGFAEYGALSTRTEESGIQAGASGRVDDEPGKRDPRDFALWKPAKPGEPWWQSPWGQGRPGWHIECSTMIYETLGEQIDIHGGGADLIFPHHENEIAQSEAFTEKVPFTKYWLHTGLLTINGQKMAHSLGNFITIEDILKEYSGPVLRLYLLSVHYRSPLTYSSDSLDQARSGMARLTGALRVQAGGSGSTDALLSQATQQAETGFFAAMDGDFNSAGALGQLYELVREINRLGAEARPSTLQAAQETLVNLADILGIDLQEMLEAEMATGDGDAAGFIDLLVELRSDLRQEKQFALADKVRDELAALGIALEDTPAGTVWRRTS